A genomic segment from Flavobacterium litorale encodes:
- a CDS encoding YpdA family putative bacillithiol disulfide reductase, which produces MEVTPQPYDVIIIGGGPIGMACAIAAQQKGLNYLVIEKGTLVNSLYHYPLYMTFFSTADRLEIGNVPFSCIAPKPGRQEALEYYRNIHKLFKLNINLYERVESVHKTPTGIFSLVTDKTEYTAKNVVIATGFYDIPMYINVSGENLPKVRHYYREAHEYAFRKVVVIGANNSSVDAALECWHKGAEVTMVIRKGEINDRVKYWIKPDIENRIKEGSIKAYFYSEVAEIREDAVTITTPDGDVTIPNDFVLALTGYRPDLEFLQKAGVHIANTIHRTPQYNPDTMETNVQGLYLAGVVCGGLETHKWFIENSRVHANIIMDAITTTNNG; this is translated from the coding sequence ATGGAAGTAACCCCGCAACCATACGACGTAATTATTATAGGCGGCGGACCCATAGGTATGGCGTGTGCCATAGCGGCACAGCAAAAAGGACTCAATTATTTGGTGATTGAAAAAGGTACGCTAGTAAACAGCCTGTACCATTACCCGTTGTACATGACGTTTTTTTCTACTGCAGACCGTTTGGAGATTGGCAACGTACCTTTTAGTTGCATTGCACCCAAACCCGGTAGGCAAGAGGCGTTGGAGTATTATCGTAACATTCATAAATTATTTAAGCTGAACATTAACCTGTATGAAAGGGTTGAGAGTGTACATAAAACTCCTACAGGTATATTTAGCTTAGTAACGGATAAAACCGAGTACACCGCTAAAAATGTGGTTATAGCTACAGGTTTTTACGATATACCCATGTATATAAATGTATCTGGCGAAAACTTGCCTAAAGTACGGCACTATTACCGCGAAGCGCACGAATATGCTTTTAGGAAAGTGGTGGTAATTGGTGCCAACAACTCATCCGTAGATGCTGCGTTGGAGTGCTGGCATAAAGGTGCTGAGGTAACTATGGTTATCCGAAAAGGCGAAATTAACGATAGGGTGAAGTATTGGATAAAACCTGATATAGAGAATCGGATAAAAGAGGGGAGTATTAAAGCCTATTTTTATTCGGAAGTTGCCGAAATACGTGAGGATGCGGTTACCATAACCACTCCCGATGGCGATGTAACAATTCCTAACGATTTTGTATTAGCACTAACGGGCTACCGCCCTGATTTGGAATTTCTGCAAAAAGCAGGTGTACACATTGCCAATACCATCCATCGTACCCCACAATACAACCCCGATACTATGGAAACAAACGTGCAAGGGCTTTACCTTGCGGGTGTGGTATGTGGCGGACTGGAAACGCACAAATGGTTTATAGAGAATTCGCGCGTGCATGCCAACATTATTATGGATGCTATTACAACTACAAACAACGGATAA
- a CDS encoding CYTH domain-containing protein, with amino-acid sequence MTEIERKFLVLNDTYKTEAFAQKRITQGYLNSEPERTVRVRTKADKGYLTIKGESNASGTTRMEWETEITLADAKQLLAICEKGIIDKTRYEVKAGNHTFEVDEFYGDNAGLVIAEVELTDENEAFEKPEWLGQEVTGNERYYNAYLSQKPFTTWK; translated from the coding sequence ATGACCGAAATAGAACGTAAATTTTTAGTGCTAAACGACACTTATAAAACGGAGGCTTTCGCCCAAAAACGTATTACACAGGGGTACTTAAACTCCGAGCCCGAGCGTACAGTTAGGGTACGTACCAAAGCCGATAAAGGTTACCTAACCATTAAAGGAGAAAGTAATGCTAGTGGGACTACCCGTATGGAATGGGAAACCGAAATTACCCTTGCTGATGCCAAGCAATTACTTGCTATTTGCGAAAAGGGTATAATAGACAAAACCCGTTACGAGGTAAAAGCAGGCAACCACACGTTTGAGGTAGATGAGTTTTACGGCGATAATGCTGGGCTGGTAATAGCCGAAGTAGAACTTACTGATGAAAACGAAGCCTTTGAAAAACCCGAATGGCTAGGGCAGGAGGTAACAGGTAACGAACGTTATTATAATGCCTACCTAAGCCAAAAACCCTTTACTACATGGAAGTAA
- the pgi gene encoding glucose-6-phosphate isomerase — protein MALQNTNPSGTVAWQELRAHFADMQYASMQDMFAEDGNRSEKFHIKWNDFLVDYSKNIVNQKTLHLLQDLAKEVDLSGAIQSYFGGDAINRTEGRAVLHTALRAPASANVQVDGQNVIPEVHAVKNNIKQFTDAVINGDRKGHTGKAFTHVVNIGIGGSDLGPAMVTEALAYYQNHLDVRFISNVDGDHVMESLKGLNPETTLFVIVSKTFTTQETLSNATTAKEWFLQHATQTDVAKHFVAVSTNLKNVTEFGIDKENIFPMWDWVGGRFSLWSAVGLSIALAVGYDNFDKLLQGAHSMDEHFRTAPHDQNIPVVLGLLSIWYNNFFGAESEALIPYTQYLQKLAPYLQQGIMESNGKSVGRDGYPVNYQTGTIIWGEPGTNSQHAFFQLIHQGTKLIPTDFIGFVKPLHGKQDHHDKLMSNFFAQTEALLNGKTEEQVQAEFDAKGVTGEQADFLRPFKVFRGNKPTNTLLIDKLTPEALGALVALYEHKIFVQGVIWNIFSYDQWGVELGKQLANSILGEINSGEVKAHDSSTTALLKAFLAKRNK, from the coding sequence ATGGCACTCCAAAACACCAATCCCTCAGGTACTGTTGCGTGGCAGGAACTAAGGGCGCATTTTGCGGATATGCAATACGCATCGATGCAAGATATGTTTGCTGAAGACGGCAACCGAAGCGAAAAATTCCACATTAAGTGGAATGATTTTTTAGTCGACTATTCCAAAAACATCGTAAACCAAAAAACGCTCCACTTGTTGCAGGATTTAGCTAAGGAGGTAGATCTTAGCGGTGCAATACAAAGCTATTTTGGGGGCGATGCTATTAACCGTACAGAGGGCAGAGCAGTACTCCACACCGCACTACGCGCGCCAGCATCGGCAAACGTACAGGTAGATGGGCAAAACGTAATCCCCGAAGTACACGCGGTTAAAAACAACATAAAACAATTTACCGATGCCGTAATTAACGGCGACAGGAAAGGGCATACGGGCAAAGCCTTTACCCATGTGGTAAACATAGGTATTGGCGGATCCGACTTAGGTCCTGCTATGGTAACCGAGGCATTAGCGTACTACCAAAACCATTTGGACGTACGTTTTATCTCTAACGTAGATGGCGACCATGTTATGGAAAGCCTTAAAGGGTTAAACCCCGAAACTACGCTTTTTGTAATTGTATCTAAAACCTTTACCACGCAAGAAACACTAAGCAATGCTACAACGGCAAAAGAGTGGTTTTTGCAACACGCTACGCAAACCGATGTAGCCAAGCATTTTGTGGCGGTAAGTACCAACCTAAAAAACGTTACCGAGTTTGGTATTGATAAAGAAAACATCTTCCCGATGTGGGATTGGGTTGGTGGTCGTTTCTCGTTATGGAGTGCTGTAGGCTTATCTATAGCCTTAGCAGTAGGGTACGATAACTTCGATAAACTACTGCAAGGTGCACACAGCATGGACGAGCATTTTCGCACCGCACCGCACGACCAGAATATACCTGTAGTACTCGGTTTACTTAGCATTTGGTACAACAACTTTTTTGGTGCCGAAAGCGAGGCATTAATACCCTATACCCAATACCTGCAAAAACTAGCACCGTACCTGCAACAAGGTATTATGGAGAGCAACGGTAAAAGCGTAGGGCGCGATGGTTACCCCGTAAACTACCAAACGGGTACTATTATTTGGGGCGAACCTGGCACCAACTCGCAACACGCGTTTTTCCAGTTAATTCATCAAGGTACAAAGCTCATCCCAACCGATTTTATTGGTTTTGTTAAGCCACTACACGGCAAGCAAGACCACCACGATAAATTAATGTCCAACTTTTTTGCACAAACCGAAGCCCTACTTAACGGTAAAACCGAAGAACAGGTACAGGCAGAATTTGATGCAAAAGGCGTAACAGGCGAGCAAGCCGACTTTTTACGTCCGTTTAAAGTGTTTAGAGGTAACAAGCCTACCAACACGCTATTAATAGATAAACTAACCCCAGAAGCATTAGGCGCACTAGTAGCATTGTACGAACACAAGATATTTGTACAAGGTGTTATCTGGAATATATTTAGTTATGACCAATGGGGCGTAGAGCTAGGCAAGCAATTAGCCAACTCCATTTTAGGCGAAATTAATTCGGGCGAAGTTAAAGCACACGATAGCAGTACAACAGCCTTGTTAAAAGCCTTTTTAGCCAAACGTAATAAATAG
- a CDS encoding peptidoglycan DD-metalloendopeptidase family protein yields the protein MPKLKYLTALLLVLTLVACGDDKKEDKKQPVAKKETVKKEFGFVLNNYHVVHDTIKNGDTFGGLLQKQGYSASDVYNVTEAIRDSFNLRNIRIGKPYTLLKNKKNPDSLEVFVYEADRLNYYVIDLRDSIAKAYKRSRPLTIKRRTIAAAIEGSLSKTVQNLGASAALTQELSEIYAWSIDFFKIQKGDKFAVTINERYISDTIYAGLESIEAAYFETRGNKKYAFPFKQDPEKNLTDYYDEEAKVLRSMFLKAPLKYSRISSRFSPRRFHPVQKRWKAHKGTDYAAPRGTPIMATASGKVIAAGYTSGNGNYVKIKHNSTYTTQYLHMSKIKVRRGQYVNQGDVIGLVGSTGLATGPHVCYRFWKNGVQVDALKQKLPSSKPMAKKYKPAFMQHMKPLKKELDSISNITFKK from the coding sequence ATGCCGAAATTAAAATATCTTACAGCCCTACTTTTAGTACTAACCCTAGTAGCCTGTGGCGATGATAAAAAAGAAGATAAAAAACAACCCGTAGCTAAAAAAGAAACGGTAAAAAAAGAGTTTGGCTTTGTGCTAAACAATTACCATGTAGTACACGATACTATAAAGAATGGCGATACTTTTGGCGGATTACTCCAAAAACAAGGCTATTCTGCTAGCGATGTATACAACGTTACCGAGGCAATACGCGATAGCTTTAACCTCCGTAACATTCGTATAGGTAAACCCTACACGCTACTCAAAAACAAAAAAAATCCCGATAGTTTAGAGGTCTTTGTGTACGAAGCCGACAGGTTAAATTATTACGTGATAGATTTACGTGACTCCATCGCGAAAGCCTACAAACGCAGCCGACCGCTTACCATAAAACGCCGTACCATTGCAGCAGCTATAGAGGGGTCGTTATCCAAAACCGTACAAAACCTTGGTGCTAGTGCTGCACTTACGCAAGAGCTATCCGAGATATACGCGTGGTCTATTGATTTCTTTAAAATCCAAAAAGGCGATAAGTTTGCCGTAACCATTAACGAGCGTTACATTAGCGATACCATATATGCTGGTTTAGAAAGTATTGAGGCTGCTTATTTTGAAACACGAGGTAACAAAAAATACGCCTTCCCCTTTAAACAAGACCCCGAAAAAAACCTTACCGATTATTATGATGAAGAGGCTAAAGTACTCCGTAGCATGTTTTTAAAAGCACCACTAAAGTACAGCCGTATCAGCTCGCGTTTCTCGCCAAGGCGATTCCACCCCGTACAAAAACGCTGGAAAGCCCATAAAGGTACCGATTATGCTGCACCACGTGGTACGCCCATTATGGCAACTGCATCGGGTAAAGTTATAGCAGCAGGCTATACATCGGGTAACGGTAATTACGTAAAAATAAAACACAACAGTACGTACACCACCCAATACCTACACATGAGTAAAATAAAAGTGCGTAGGGGGCAGTACGTAAACCAAGGCGACGTAATAGGGCTTGTAGGCAGCACAGGGCTAGCAACAGGACCCCACGTGTGTTACCGCTTCTGGAAAAATGGGGTGCAGGTAGATGCGCTCAAACAAAAATTACCAAGTTCCAAGCCAATGGCTAAAAAATATAAACCCGCATTTATGCAACACATGAAGCCGTTAAAAAAGGAATTGGACAGCATCTCTAACATCACATTTAAAAAGTAA
- a CDS encoding tryptophan 2,3-dioxygenase family protein, translating to MELTTAIQDKLSALEEKFSAINQKTETHLEGLRWAKPITYWDYIQTDALLNLQIQRTTLPDEMVFIMYHQVNELLFKMILWEAEQLCETEAPSTSMFTEKLMRISRYFDMLTTSFDIMGDGMEVAQYMKFRNTLTPASGFQSAQYRLIEFASTDLINLIDNRYRKTIDRNTPYEHAFEHLYWQAAGKDYETGEKSYLIKAFEKKYKAGFLRYMEKYNTINIWRKFKQLPEADQKDAMLVKAMRHYDYTVNVTWVMGHYHAAAKYIESQDGPQEATGGSDWKKYMHPKYQRRIFFPELWTQEELDTWGENV from the coding sequence ATGGAGTTAACCACAGCCATACAGGATAAGCTAAGCGCACTAGAAGAAAAATTTAGCGCCATAAACCAAAAAACCGAAACCCACCTAGAGGGCTTGCGTTGGGCAAAACCAATAACATATTGGGATTACATCCAAACCGATGCACTACTCAACCTACAAATACAACGCACCACGCTGCCCGACGAGATGGTATTTATAATGTACCACCAAGTAAACGAGCTGCTATTTAAAATGATACTTTGGGAGGCAGAGCAACTCTGCGAAACCGAAGCCCCAAGTACCAGCATGTTTACCGAGAAGTTAATGCGCATTAGCCGTTACTTTGATATGCTAACCACATCGTTTGATATTATGGGCGATGGTATGGAGGTAGCCCAGTACATGAAATTCCGAAACACACTAACACCAGCCAGTGGTTTCCAGAGTGCGCAATACCGCCTAATAGAATTTGCTAGCACCGATTTAATTAACCTTATAGATAACCGTTACCGCAAAACCATAGACCGCAACACGCCTTACGAGCATGCTTTTGAGCACCTGTATTGGCAGGCAGCAGGTAAAGATTATGAAACGGGCGAAAAAAGCTACCTAATAAAAGCTTTTGAAAAGAAATATAAAGCAGGATTTCTGCGTTATATGGAAAAATACAACACCATAAACATTTGGCGTAAGTTTAAACAACTGCCCGAAGCCGACCAGAAGGACGCTATGCTAGTAAAAGCCATGCGCCATTACGATTATACCGTAAACGTAACATGGGTAATGGGGCATTACCACGCTGCTGCAAAATACATAGAGAGCCAAGACGGACCACAGGAAGCTACAGGAGGTAGCGACTGGAAAAAATACATGCACCCTAAGTACCAACGCCGAATATTTTTCCCTGAATTATGGACGCAGGAGGAATTGGACACATGGGGCGAAAACGTATAA
- a CDS encoding DUF3108 domain-containing protein, giving the protein MKKIVATLLLLLMGVGAFSQTAFSTGEYFKFRIHYGIVNAGYATLEVKDAVRQGKHVHHVVGKGRTTGMTRFFFKVDDRYESYFDKVTTIPYQFVRKIDEGGYTKNQEGYFDQDDHTVLVKDYKHKTEKVIKVPANVQDMVSTFYYLRNHPDVDNLKIGESITVNMFFDDETTKFKLKFIGREKLSTKFGDVSAMVFRPYVQAGRVFKEEESLTVWISDDKNKIPLRIKASLAVGSLKADLVEYKGLKHPFKPT; this is encoded by the coding sequence ATGAAAAAAATCGTAGCAACACTTTTGCTTTTACTAATGGGCGTAGGGGCGTTTTCGCAAACAGCCTTTTCTACAGGCGAATATTTTAAATTTAGGATACATTACGGAATTGTAAATGCAGGCTATGCCACCCTCGAGGTTAAAGATGCTGTAAGGCAAGGCAAACACGTACACCATGTAGTAGGCAAAGGGCGCACCACAGGCATGACCCGTTTCTTTTTTAAGGTAGACGATAGGTACGAGAGTTATTTTGATAAAGTAACTACAATACCCTACCAATTTGTACGTAAAATAGATGAAGGTGGCTACACCAAAAACCAAGAGGGCTATTTTGACCAAGACGACCACACCGTACTGGTAAAAGACTACAAACATAAAACCGAAAAAGTAATAAAAGTACCCGCCAACGTGCAAGATATGGTATCTACGTTTTACTACCTGCGCAACCACCCCGATGTGGATAACCTAAAGATAGGAGAATCGATTACCGTAAACATGTTTTTTGACGACGAAACCACCAAATTCAAACTCAAATTCATTGGCAGGGAAAAATTATCAACTAAATTTGGAGACGTTTCTGCTATGGTATTCAGACCCTACGTACAAGCAGGACGTGTATTTAAAGAAGAAGAAAGTTTAACCGTTTGGATATCAGACGATAAAAATAAGATACCTTTACGTATAAAAGCCAGCCTAGCCGTAGGCTCGTTAAAGGCAGATCTTGTAGAATACAAGGGGCTAAAACACCCCTTTAAACCAACCTAA
- the hppD gene encoding 4-hydroxyphenylpyruvate dioxygenase produces MSKEVKSVEYGLEKIFEGAQDFLPLLGTDYVEFYVGNAKQAAHYYKTAFGYQSLAYAGLETGMKDRASYVLQQDKIRLVLTTPLTPDSPINDHIVKHGDGVKVIALWVDDARKSFEETTSRGAKVYMEPTVETDEFGEVVRAGIYTYGETVHMFVERKNYNGVFLPGYQEWKSDYNPTPTGLKYVDHMVGNVGWNEMNKWVKWYEDVMGFVNFLSFDDKQIHTEYSALMSKVMSNGNGRIKFPINEPAEGKKRSQIEEYLDFYGGPGVQHIAIATDDIIKTVTELRARGVEFLSAPPHAYYEAIPERLGEHMEMMKEDMNVLESLAIMIDADEEGYLLQIFTKPVEDRPTLFYEIIQRMGARGFGAGNFKALFESIEREQALRGTL; encoded by the coding sequence ATGAGCAAAGAAGTTAAAAGCGTAGAATATGGTCTCGAAAAAATATTTGAGGGCGCGCAAGATTTCCTTCCACTTTTAGGAACAGATTACGTAGAATTTTATGTGGGTAACGCCAAACAGGCAGCCCATTACTATAAAACAGCATTCGGTTACCAATCGTTAGCCTATGCAGGTTTAGAAACGGGTATGAAAGACCGTGCGAGTTACGTGCTACAACAAGATAAAATTCGTTTAGTACTAACCACACCACTAACCCCCGATTCTCCAATAAACGACCACATTGTAAAACACGGCGATGGCGTAAAAGTAATTGCCCTTTGGGTGGACGATGCACGCAAATCGTTTGAAGAAACGACAAGCCGTGGCGCAAAAGTATACATGGAGCCAACTGTAGAAACAGACGAGTTTGGCGAGGTAGTACGCGCAGGTATTTACACCTATGGCGAAACCGTACACATGTTTGTAGAGCGTAAAAACTACAACGGTGTATTTTTACCAGGCTACCAAGAGTGGAAAAGCGATTACAACCCAACCCCAACAGGGCTTAAGTATGTAGACCACATGGTGGGCAACGTAGGTTGGAACGAAATGAACAAATGGGTAAAATGGTACGAAGACGTAATGGGCTTTGTAAACTTCCTGTCGTTTGATGATAAGCAAATCCATACCGAATACTCGGCACTAATGAGTAAAGTAATGAGTAACGGTAACGGGCGTATAAAATTCCCGATAAACGAACCAGCCGAAGGTAAAAAACGTTCGCAGATAGAAGAATATCTCGATTTTTACGGCGGTCCGGGCGTACAGCACATTGCCATAGCTACGGACGATATTATAAAAACCGTTACAGAGCTTAGAGCACGTGGTGTAGAATTCCTATCGGCACCACCGCACGCTTATTACGAAGCCATACCCGAACGATTGGGCGAGCACATGGAGATGATGAAAGAAGACATGAATGTACTAGAAAGCCTTGCCATTATGATAGATGCCGATGAAGAAGGGTATTTATTACAAATATTTACTAAACCTGTAGAGGACAGACCAACATTGTTTTACGAAATAATACAACGTATGGGCGCACGTGGTTTTGGAGCAGGTAACTTTAAAGCCCTGTTTGAAAGCATAGAACGCGAACAAGCATTGCGAGGAACATTATAA
- a CDS encoding homogentisate 1,2-dioxygenase: MPIYHKLGEFPQKRHVQFEKPDGGLYYEQLFGTEGFNGHSSLLYQVHRPTQVKEIVKSYSVEPEIAIDKNIKSLLLKGFELEPEDDFLQSRKPMLVNSDCIVGLAAPRKSLREYFYKNADADEMIFIHKGTGTLRTFMGNIPFEYGDYLIIPRGMIYQIDFDTEDNRLFYVESIAPMYTPKRYKNESGQLLEHSPFCERDFKLPQELETYDEKGDFLIKIKKEGMMHEMIYATHPFDVIGWDGYNFPYAFSIHNFEPITGRVHLPPPIHQTFETSTFVICSFCPRLYDYHPKSIPAPYNHSNIDSDEVLYYVDGDFMSRNNIEQGHITLHPKGIPHGPAPGATERSIGETVTEELAVMVDTFRPLKVTKLAMGLDDGEYYKSWVE; the protein is encoded by the coding sequence ATGCCTATATACCATAAACTTGGAGAATTTCCACAAAAAAGGCACGTACAGTTTGAGAAACCCGACGGAGGGCTTTATTACGAGCAACTTTTCGGGACAGAGGGCTTTAACGGGCACTCCTCATTACTGTACCAAGTACACCGCCCTACACAGGTAAAAGAAATCGTAAAATCGTACTCGGTAGAACCTGAGATAGCGATTGATAAAAACATAAAATCGTTATTACTAAAAGGTTTTGAACTAGAGCCTGAGGACGACTTTTTACAGAGCCGTAAACCCATGCTAGTAAATAGCGATTGTATTGTTGGGTTAGCAGCACCCCGTAAATCGTTACGCGAGTATTTTTATAAAAATGCCGATGCCGACGAAATGATTTTCATTCATAAAGGTACGGGTACATTGCGCACCTTTATGGGTAACATACCGTTTGAGTACGGCGATTATTTGATTATACCACGTGGTATGATTTACCAAATAGATTTTGATACGGAAGATAACCGATTGTTCTACGTAGAGTCGATAGCACCAATGTACACACCTAAGCGTTACAAAAACGAAAGTGGACAGTTACTAGAACATTCGCCGTTTTGTGAGCGCGATTTTAAACTACCGCAGGAGCTTGAAACGTACGATGAGAAAGGCGATTTCCTCATCAAAATAAAAAAAGAGGGCATGATGCACGAAATGATATACGCCACACACCCGTTTGATGTAATAGGGTGGGACGGCTATAACTTTCCGTACGCCTTTAGCATTCACAACTTCGAGCCTATAACGGGTAGGGTACACTTACCGCCACCAATACACCAAACGTTTGAAACGAGTACGTTTGTAATATGCTCGTTCTGCCCAAGGCTGTACGACTATCACCCAAAATCGATACCAGCACCTTACAACCACAGTAATATAGATAGTGATGAGGTACTGTACTATGTAGATGGCGATTTTATGAGCCGTAACAATATAGAGCAGGGGCACATTACCCTGCACCCTAAAGGCATACCACACGGGCCAGCACCTGGTGCTACCGAGCGTAGTATTGGCGAAACGGTAACAGAGGAGCTTGCCGTAATGGTAGATACCTTCCGCCCACTAAAAGTAACCAAACTAGCCATGGGGTTAGACGATGGTGAGTACTACAAAAGCTGGGTAGAATAA
- a CDS encoding sodium:calcium symporter, with protein sequence MSVKAESWGSRVGLILAMAGNAVGLGNFLRFPVQAVQNGGGTFIIPYLVCFVVMGLPLLFIEWSTGRYGGRYGNHSTPYILDTMAKGRIWKYIGVFGIFTNIAVASYYCYIESWTMSYVYHSIMGTFSNMDQAGIADFFDKYTTIGKSTTGIPYEAVIFYVVCLLLNTYILSKGLKGIERVAKIGIPMLLLFGAILAIKGLTLGTDGASEMFPDANAWDGLNFLWTPQFDSLTNPKVWLAAAGQIFFTLSVGMGTIHCYAAYLKTKDDVALNAVSAGFMNEFVEVVLGSLIVIPIAAGYLGLDWVLQNAGFGMAFQTMPYLFQQWGETLSVFAGVFWFGLLFFAGITSSLAMGTPWMGFMRDEFKWSGKKGAWSFGLIILLMGLPTVFFYKQGVFDEYDYWAGTVSLVVFAFLETILFAWIFGIKKGWAEINMGADIKVPIVFKYMILVVTPLLLAWVLFSSLPDMADKITNQDTNNKEWFTDTFYAENLDADGVKTGVVDSVATNFIKLSYQNEKQVYNKDLDKLETEVFTDYKTYSFKDGQTVTVSKGDIIKPKDTIATGSFTNNVFYKTLGRLFLVGLFLFISLVVYRAYVKRRKEGRVHS encoded by the coding sequence ATGTCAGTAAAAGCAGAATCGTGGGGTTCAAGAGTAGGATTAATACTCGCTATGGCTGGAAATGCTGTAGGACTGGGTAACTTTTTACGATTCCCAGTACAGGCAGTACAAAACGGCGGCGGAACATTTATAATACCTTACCTAGTTTGCTTTGTGGTAATGGGGCTACCCTTATTGTTTATAGAATGGTCTACAGGGCGATACGGCGGACGTTACGGCAACCACAGTACCCCTTACATACTGGACACTATGGCAAAAGGGCGTATTTGGAAATACATTGGTGTGTTTGGTATTTTTACCAATATTGCCGTAGCTTCCTACTATTGTTACATAGAATCGTGGACGATGAGCTACGTGTACCACTCCATAATGGGTACGTTTAGCAATATGGACCAAGCGGGCATTGCCGATTTTTTCGATAAATATACTACCATAGGTAAATCGACAACGGGTATACCCTACGAAGCCGTTATATTTTACGTAGTTTGTTTACTATTAAACACTTACATACTATCTAAAGGATTAAAAGGTATTGAGCGTGTTGCCAAAATTGGTATACCAATGCTACTGCTTTTTGGTGCAATATTAGCCATTAAGGGGCTTACATTAGGTACCGATGGTGCCTCGGAAATGTTCCCTGATGCGAATGCTTGGGATGGTTTAAACTTTTTATGGACACCGCAATTCGACTCGCTTACCAACCCTAAAGTATGGCTAGCAGCCGCAGGGCAAATATTCTTTACCCTATCCGTAGGTATGGGTACCATACACTGTTATGCTGCCTACCTAAAAACAAAGGACGACGTGGCACTAAACGCCGTATCGGCAGGTTTTATGAATGAGTTTGTAGAGGTAGTACTGGGTAGCCTTATTGTAATCCCAATTGCTGCAGGATATCTTGGTTTAGACTGGGTACTGCAAAATGCAGGCTTTGGTATGGCGTTCCAAACCATGCCGTACCTCTTCCAGCAATGGGGTGAAACACTATCCGTATTTGCAGGTGTATTCTGGTTCGGATTACTCTTCTTTGCAGGAATTACCTCATCCCTCGCTATGGGTACACCCTGGATGGGCTTTATGCGCGACGAGTTTAAATGGAGTGGTAAAAAAGGCGCATGGTCGTTTGGACTTATTATCCTGTTAATGGGGCTTCCAACGGTATTCTTTTACAAGCAAGGCGTATTTGATGAGTACGATTATTGGGCAGGAACGGTAAGCCTTGTAGTATTTGCTTTCCTCGAAACCATATTATTTGCATGGATATTTGGTATTAAAAAAGGCTGGGCAGAAATTAACATGGGTGCCGATATTAAAGTACCCATAGTATTTAAGTACATGATATTGGTAGTAACACCGTTACTGTTGGCTTGGGTACTATTTAGCAGCCTACCCGATATGGCAGACAAAATTACCAACCAAGACACGAATAACAAAGAGTGGTTTACCGATACGTTTTATGCCGAAAATCTTGATGCCGATGGTGTGAAAACAGGTGTAGTAGATTCGGTAGCGACCAATTTTATAAAATTGTCGTACCAAAACGAAAAGCAGGTATATAACAAGGATTTAGACAAGCTAGAAACAGAAGTTTTTACCGACTATAAAACCTATAGCTTTAAAGACGGACAAACCGTTACAGTAAGTAAAGGCGACATTATAAAACCAAAAGATACAATTGCTACAGGTAGCTTTACCAACAATGTATTTTATAAAACACTGGGTAGGTTATTTTTAGTAGGACTATTTTTATTTATTAGCCTAGTAGTATACAGAGCATACGTTAAACGCAGAAAAGAAGGAAGGGTACACTCATGA